The Humulus lupulus chromosome 4, drHumLupu1.1, whole genome shotgun sequence genome has a window encoding:
- the LOC133831048 gene encoding protein IQ-DOMAIN 2-like, translating into MGRKGNWFSNVKKALSPESKEKTAGRSSKSKKKWFGKPTHLDSDAGTAASAAALPPLPPQEEVKLADAEIEQYNHDNPIAVHPAAVAEPVVVATQTAPEVVPAPRVSRFAGKFGEEAAAVKIQTAFRGYLARRALRALRGLVRLKLLMEGSVVKRQATNTLRCMQTLARVQSQIRSRRIRMLEENQALQRQLLQKHAKELENLRLGEEWDDSLQSKEQVEANLLGKYEAAMRRERALAYAFSHQQTLKNNSKSVNPMFMDPRNPSWGWSWLERWMAARPWENRSGGTMDKDSNTDASSVKSRSISGGEINKSYAKYLLNSEKLSSPTANQKPSNIGFQSPSTPTKPISSTPSKKVKSASPRVSRVPDDDNRSMVSMQSDRFRRHSIAGSSVRDDKSLASSPALPSYMVPTESARAKSRLQSPFGAEKNGELEKGSSETAKKRLAFPPSPAKPRRHSGPPRVDTSSIKSVVTVTENNENSSNGIGS; encoded by the exons ATGGGAAGGAAAGGAAATTGGTTTTCTAATGTGAAGAAAGCTCTCAGCCCAGAATCCAAGGAGAAGACAGCCGGG AGATCAAGTAAATCGAAAAAGAAATGGTTTGGGAAGCCAACACACTTGGATTCTGATGCTGGCACAGCAGCTTCTGCTGCTGCATTGCCACCTCTTCCTCCACAAGAAGAGGTGAAATTAGCGGATGCAGAAATTGAACAGTACAACCATGACAACCCCATTGCAGTTCACCCTGCTGCAGTGGCTGAGCCTGTGGTTGTTGCTACTCAGACAGCCCCAGAGGTTGTCCCGGCCCCTAGAGTTTCTCGGTTTGCTGGAAAGTTTGGGGAAGAAGCAGCTGCTGTTAAGATTCAAACAGCATTCCGAGGATACCTG GCTAGAAGGGCATTGCGTGCCTTAAGAGGATTGGTGAGGCTGAAATTACTGATGGAGGGTTCTGTTGTGAAACGCCAAGCCACAAATACCCTGCGGTGTATGCAGACTCTGGCTCGAGTGCAGTCTCAAATTCGATCGAGGAGGATCAGGATGTTGGAGGAGAATCAGGCTCTCCAAAGACAACTCTTGCAGAAACATGCGAAAGAGCTTGAGAACTTGCGG CTTGGGGAGGAATGGGATGATAGCTTACAGTCCAAGGAACAAGTTGAAGCAAACCTACTTGGCAAGTATGAAGCTGCTATGAGAAGAGAAAGAGCATTAGCTTATGCATTCTCTCATCAG CAAACCTTGAAGAACAATTCGAAATCTGTAAACCCAATGTTCATGGATCCAAGGAATCCCTCGTGGGGTTGGAGCTGGCTCGAACGATGGATGGCTGCTAGACCATGGGAGAATCGCAGCGGTGGCACAATGGATAAAGATTCAAACACTGATGCTTCATCTGTAAAGAGTCGCAGCATTTCTGGCGGCGAAATCAACAAATCTTATGCCAAATACCTTCTCAATTCCGAAAAGCTTTCCTCCCCTACCGCCAATCAAAAGCCAAGCAATATTGGTTTCCAGTCCCCCTCAACTCCAACCAAGCCAATTTCTTCGACGCCATCTAAGAAAGTGAAGTCTGCGAGCCCAAGAGTGAGTAGGGTGCCGGATGATGATAACAGAAGCATGGTCAGCATGCAGTCAGATAGGTTCCGAAGGCATAGCATTGCTGGCTCGTCGGTGAGAGATGACAAGAGCCTTGCTAGCTCTCCTGCACTTCCTAGTTACATGGTGCCAACTGAGTCTGCAAGAGCCAAGTCCAGGCTGCAAAGTCCATTTGGAGCTGAGAAAAATGGGGAACTGGAGAAGGGATCCTCAGAGACAGCCAAGAAACGGTTGGCGTTCCCACCCTCCCCTGCAAAGCCAAGGCGGCATTCTGGTCCACCAAGGGTAGACACCAGTTCTATAAAGTCTGTTGTTACAGTCACAGAAAACAATGAGAACAGCAGCAATGGTATTGGCAGTTAA
- the LOC133831050 gene encoding ribonuclease MRP protein subunit POP4-like isoform X2, which translates to MSSDTAPRDQMKRSLVALERRFAAAKADLVVQQQKDIKYGKESKCIGSSSMAPTTVIPPSKKGNFTFSGHSASEEVDKNDQAYLKLSQTVHENLLTTNVEEISSRKESKVDNILHELLQNGDSAHKYMQGSRNKRIDNWILLDNYVQGRSISTGSRLRALRLHSKRSKKHMSMKQHKKHGSLDLPREFHKFENFKPMHELWKSYMTQLLKSSGKNQLAQCLLDADLHGAIILVAECEISAFTGVSGIMIRETAETFGIVTQDNKFRVVLKKVSVFMLQVDCWKVTLHGDKLTSRTSTLTNQF; encoded by the exons ATGTCTAGTGACACAGCTCCACGAGATCAAATGAAACGCAGTTTGGTGGCCTTAGAGCGAAGGTTCGCAGCTGCAAAAGCTGACCTTGTTGTTCAGCAGCAAAAGGACATAAAATATGGAAAAGAGTCTAAATGTATTGGTTCTTCATCTATGGCTCCTACCACAGTTATACCCCCTTCTAAGAAAG GAAATTTCACCTTTTCGGGTCATTCTGCTTCAGAAG AGGTCGATAAAAATGATCAAGCATACTTAAAACTCTCTCAAACTGTACATGAGAATCTATTGACGACCAATGTGGAGGAG ATTTCTAgtagaaaagaaagcaaagttgataATATTTTGCATGAACTTCTTCAAAATGGTGATTCAGCTCATAAGTACATGCAAGGATCCAGAAACAAAAGAATTGACAATTGGATTCTGCTGGATAATTATGTCCAAGGACGAAGTATATCTACAGGTTCTCGTTTAAGAGCTTTGCGATTGCACTCAAAGCGGTCAAAAAAGCACATGTCCATGAAACAACATAAAAAACACGGATCGCTTGATTTGCCTCGAGAGTTTCACAA ATTTGAAAACTTTAAACCTATGCATGAGCTTTGGAAAAGTTACATGACCCAACTTCTCAAAAGTAGTGG GAAAAATCAGTTGGCTCAGTGTCTTCTGGATGCGGATTTACATGGTGCTATTATTTTAG TTGCTGAGTGTGAAATATCTGCATTCACTGGAGTGAGCGGTATCATGATTCGAGAAACTGCAGAAACATTTGGGATTGTTACACAAGATAATAAATTCCGAG TTGTACTGAAAAAGGTCTCAGTCTTTATGCTCCAAGTAGATTGTTGGAAGGTTACATTGCATGGGGACAAACTCACTTCAAGAACTTCTACCTTGACCAACCAATTTTGA
- the LOC133831050 gene encoding ribonuclease MRP protein subunit POP4-like isoform X1: MSSDTAPRDQMKRSLVALERRFAAAKADLVVQQQKDIKYGKESKCIGSSSMAPTTVIPPSKKGNFTFSGHSASEEVDKNDQAYLKLSQTVHENLLTTNVEEISSRKESKVDNILHELLQNGDSAHKYMQGSRNKRIDNWILLDNYVQGRSISTGSRLRALRLHSKRSKKHMSMKQHKKHGSLDLPREFHKFENFKPMHELWKSYMTQLLKSSGKNQLAQCLLDADLHGAIILVAECEISAFTGVSGIMIRETAETFGIVTQDNKFRGKLLPLKSKKIKGKMVILKESNKKNGVSPKAQPREAHSRPNPWPPLQHPTTTLLPFPLLSPTKMQFVPLSPMTKMPTFYPFSYTFSPQHHHYTL; the protein is encoded by the exons ATGTCTAGTGACACAGCTCCACGAGATCAAATGAAACGCAGTTTGGTGGCCTTAGAGCGAAGGTTCGCAGCTGCAAAAGCTGACCTTGTTGTTCAGCAGCAAAAGGACATAAAATATGGAAAAGAGTCTAAATGTATTGGTTCTTCATCTATGGCTCCTACCACAGTTATACCCCCTTCTAAGAAAG GAAATTTCACCTTTTCGGGTCATTCTGCTTCAGAAG AGGTCGATAAAAATGATCAAGCATACTTAAAACTCTCTCAAACTGTACATGAGAATCTATTGACGACCAATGTGGAGGAG ATTTCTAgtagaaaagaaagcaaagttgataATATTTTGCATGAACTTCTTCAAAATGGTGATTCAGCTCATAAGTACATGCAAGGATCCAGAAACAAAAGAATTGACAATTGGATTCTGCTGGATAATTATGTCCAAGGACGAAGTATATCTACAGGTTCTCGTTTAAGAGCTTTGCGATTGCACTCAAAGCGGTCAAAAAAGCACATGTCCATGAAACAACATAAAAAACACGGATCGCTTGATTTGCCTCGAGAGTTTCACAA ATTTGAAAACTTTAAACCTATGCATGAGCTTTGGAAAAGTTACATGACCCAACTTCTCAAAAGTAGTGG GAAAAATCAGTTGGCTCAGTGTCTTCTGGATGCGGATTTACATGGTGCTATTATTTTAG TTGCTGAGTGTGAAATATCTGCATTCACTGGAGTGAGCGGTATCATGATTCGAGAAACTGCAGAAACATTTGGGATTGTTACACAAGATAATAAATTCCGAG gaaaattattgcccttgaaaagcaagaaaatcaaaggaaagatggtaattttgaaagaaagtaacaagaaaaatggtgtttctccaaaagcccaaccacgtgaggcccactctaggcccaacccgtggccccccctccaacacccaaccaccacattgctgccatttcccttattgagcccaacaaaaatgcaatttgtccctttgtcccctatgacaaaaatgccaactttttaccctttttcctacacattttcaccacaacatcatcattacaccctataa
- the LOC133829333 gene encoding low temperature-induced protein lt101.2-like: MGSDAFLEVILAIFLPPVGVFLRYGCGVEFWIDLLLTLLGYIPGIIYAVYVLVG, encoded by the exons ATGGGATCAGATGCATTCTTAGAGGTGATTTTGGCCATCTTTCTTCCTCCTGTGGGTGTCTTCCTTCGCTATGGCTGTGGG GTAGAGTTCTGGATCGATTTGTTGCTGACCCTGTTGGGATATATTCCAGGAATTATATATGCAGTTTATGTATTAGTTGGATGA